The Rosa chinensis cultivar Old Blush chromosome 7, RchiOBHm-V2, whole genome shotgun sequence DNA segment GGTCGAGTTGAGTTGAATcgggttgttgttgttgttggagcaGTGAAAGCATATAGGGGTAGAGCTGGCGCCTcttcactcactcactcactcgaTTTCTCTCTTTATACGAGAAACACCACTCATAACGTGCGAAGATCCACATCTGAGGAGACAAACCGGATCCTCCTTCGATTAAGACCTCGACCTATTCGGGTTTCCTATTCTGCCCCCAGCTCCTTCTGTTTATATCCAAAGTGGAATTGCTTTTCAAGCTTTCTGGCTGTCTTGCATACTTTGCCTCTGTTGTGTTCTCTTTGGAATGAAGAAACTAACCTGGAAAATGATTTGACCAAGAATATCCTCTCCTATTCTGAACATTCCTCTGCTCAttagtaattttcttttttcgtgTATAACTGTATATTTACCAAATTTTTGATATAGCCATACACAGTATCGTTTTTCACTTGCAATCAACGTCCGGCAAGAATTATTATTGCATTAATTTTTATTGACATGCTAAGTTTAACTACAAATGTGTCTCTTTATGATTCTGAATGAATGACTGCATGACAAGTTGGGGGactcatttttttctctctgaaaATAAGATGACTTCATAGATGTTTAAGCCGAACGTATGAAAttcaattttaaattaatttcatatatcataaatttaattttaaagATTGTCATGTGACGTCAACATATTAATTCAAGTTCGTTAAACATAACCGATGTATCCAAACAGTTTCATTGTTAACTTTTAAGAATATAAAACATCCCTCATTTTTCATTGAATGAGTGAGAAAAAGGCATCTGGTCTACATGACTTCATACATTCAAAGACTTTACCAAAGGGTTAAAGAGTAATTCTCtcaaggttaaaaaaaaaaaaaaaagaagggcaaGATGCATCAACTCCCGAGACTGTTTAATCTCCCAGAAGGATAGATTAGTCATTCCAAAGGACGGAGGTTACAAACTTACGACAGGAAACAGAGGAATCGAGCTGAAAAAGCAGGTGGGCCCCACGCGCTCAGCAGAGACGGATCCGTGGGCGTGTCGGAGAAGCCGTATGGTCCTCTTCCGTATAcggtctctctctccctctctctctgtctttcttcttttaatcaCTCAgctttgttctaaaaacaaCGCAAAAACAAGAATCGAGCCCCACTCCACTCGCACTCGAGGCGCGTGTTCTGCACGCTCCACCAGGGCCGGCTTTGTCGAGGTTGAGACGGACATAGGGAGAGGTACAGCTCAAATTGCACCCGCAAAGGCAAAACAAGGAAGGCTGCAgagtgtgtgtgcgtgtgtgtgtgtgtggggggggggggtcttTCTACCAATTACAACTGGGCTGGGTCCGAATTCTCCTGCGGGATCCGACTAGGTTCCCCACCTAATTAAACAAGGTCTGCAAAATATTTTTTCAAATCAACAAAATTAGGTGCTTGTTGTGTGACGTGAAATGATTCATCCCAAACTTATTCGATGCATTTTTAGAATTCTAAATCCCAATCCTCCTGTTATCGAAAAAAATCCCAATCGTATTATTTAGGGTTCTTCATTTTCGTCTAAACGTAatgatttattttcaaaatatattgACAGTCTAATATATAATCAGATTTTTTGTTCGCTCTAAATTCAAATCCTCCAGTTGTATTAGTATGAGTTATGGACAACTAATAAACtttgatcaaaatttgagaCCTGTCATTTCCTTACGACGATCATGATCATTGATATGACATGATATTTTATCTAAGTTTTGAGGCAAATTAGATACTGCTTGGTTAATAGTTTGTAAGGTTTATCATCAAGATCTACCCACTAATATTgttatatgacttatatcaAAGGAAAAAGATGTACCCACTATTGAAAGGATCTGCATTATTAATTTGTAGGTTGGCATGCTGTCGTTGACGATTAATTCTCAGTATTAGTTATGATATTGTTAATCAAGTTGGTATTTCTTATAGGTAGAACTTGTTGTCTTCTACATAGCTAAACATATACATGATTAATCCAACAACTTTGGGCATTTTACTATTTTAGGTGTCAACTCACTGTCAAGGACTCAAGGGTCAAATTTCCACAGTGATTACCTATTAATTGCTAATATATATTAGTGTTAGGAGCATTAGAGaataatatttgtttatttatcgaAGAGATCAGTTTTATAAGATCAAACATGAGGGGCcaagaaataaaacaaatgaaGCACAACGAAAAAGCTTCACTCTGCATTATTATTACGAAAGGGTTTGATTAATCATCACCAGAGAAAAGACCAATGAAGGGTTTGATTAATCAGCAATTCAGCACCAGAGAAAAGACGAAGGCATGTATAATATAAGATCTGGGGGGACATGCACATGCATGGGTAAGCTGGTTGATTGATGAAGCCACGTCTTCGTATAGGACCAGCTAAGATTCGATAAGTTTAGCCAAAAACTTATGGTACAGAATATATCCTTACCGTACTGATTAGGGTTGGTGATGATTACTTAAACCATGATTAACGATATTGATTATCGCAAATGACAAAGCTTAAGGAGGTGTAAAGTATGAGAGCATTGCTTTTCGGGTAATAATTATATATGGAGGTAGGGTTTCTGGCATGATATGGAAGCAGAAAGGTAGGGTAAGCTAGTCTTTGCATGAGATGAGATATGTTCGTGGATATTTATGAATCGTGAGGCTGAGGATGGAGTGCATGGGACACTGTGGGTACAGGTCTGGTACTGGAGAGGACAAGTGAATGTGAAGAGAggcaggggaagaagaagaagatgatggtggAACAGAGGGTGGTCGCTGACTGTTTAGTTAGAAAAAGACGATGGGGTGTGATAGATAAGGGCTTGTCATGTAGCTCGTTTTTCAGCTCTAGATCAACATGGCTGATGGAGTATACCACGTGAAACTCTTTTGGTCGTTCCTGGTAAAAtgattttgtcttttatttttagttGATTTATATAGGGTTTTTGTTGGAACTTGATCGTTCTAGTACTATCAACTCGATTAATGATATGATCGGGATCAAGAAGGAATtgtaaaaactgaaaatcatgAATGATGAAAAGAAAGATCGAGCCGGGGAGAGTATACCAATAGTTATTAGAAATCGACCTTCTAGATTTAAGCAATGGGAATCTTTAAATCACTGAGATGTATTTTGAATTAATTATAAGTAAACCTCTCTCACTGCGcggttttttaattttatttttattcttttatgatTGAAAACATTTTGTCAGTATAGGCACCACGCAACACCCACAACGGTCACAACAGTCATATATATGTCTCAGCTCTGGTTAATGTAATTCCTGCAACCAAGTCATGACGCACACGTATATTAATTGTGATTAAAGTTCTAGCTTATCTTAATCAAGAAAATTTATCTTcgaaatttcaattttgtttggATATATAGGCAGGAAATAGCGAAGGAAAGCCAGCATGTGGGTTTTGGTGGCAACTGGCAAGTGCATAGTTTCATACAAAATTACAAATGAACCCCACAGGCCATAGTACACAAATCGTGAAATCGATGGAGCACCAAACCTAGCTTTAGCTAGTTAGGAAGAACATTTGCATGAATAGGTCATCATGGTTGTTGGATTGAGACATGATCGGTCTCAGTCAAACTTTTACTAGAAATATTCGTGTTCCATGTAGAGATTTCACCATCTGCTTTTTTATGAATGGACTAGAGTCACTAGAATAGATGATAACAAACGTAACATGCTTgttaatcatgcaaagcataacaTGAACTTGTAAGTGGGGAAATCTGTTGTAGGTTTATGTCAATACCTGATGACACAAACATTAACAATGCAATATCAACAATCATAAATTGCATGGATCAATTAGCGTGACCCTAAGAGTCTAAGACCACCTAAGATATTGagcgaaagaaaaaagaaaaaatccatATAAGAGGAGCCTTGGTCTAGAGTCTCTAGACTATGGCCTTAAAATGAGTTCCCATGTTTTTCACAGCAATGCTGTTGTTTTTTTAAGTGCTTACAGGCCCATTGGCTCGGCTGTGGCTATGTCTTCACAAGAGAGAGAGGCAAATCGTTCCATCATCATACTCCCAGGTTGGGAGCAGAGCTTTGGGGATCATACAAGACCCGCATAAGAAGAGAGCCTACAGCCAAAGCCCAAAACTAGAATTCTATTGTTTTAAATACCAATGGACTGCCCACTCCTCAGTTAGGAGCCGTAGGCGTTTCAATGGGCTGCCTATAGAGGAAAATCAAAAAACAAGTGAGTAAAATTTATACTTCACATCTTTTTTTAAGTATcttaaattttatatttttatagtgtggattgtaaacATATGATGTTAAGATATTATAAAATGAAACAtgaagtgtggattgtaaattagagtgtgaatttcactaaaaaaaaaaaagatgatgcAGCAACTGTGAATGGTTTAAGAACTGAATATGGGTCCTACTTGCCCAACCAATTTGAGGCAATAAATCCACACCAAAACCACCAAAATCAAGGGGAGAAGCAAAATCAAATCCAAAtcttaggcttagtttgggattgcttttgAAACTGCTTTTGATCTCAAAAGCGCTTCTGAACTTATTTGGTGGTGTTTGGTAAACCATGGAGAATAGGCTTCTGACCCGAAGCACTTCTCCCAACCACGGAATTGAAGAAGCTACAATTCGTAGCTTTTGATTTCAGCTTCTGCGGGAATCAACCCTCGACGCGGAAGATTAAATGAAATTCATCAAAATCCAAATTGTCCTCATGCTTTTCTCAATTTTACATCTTTCTCTCTCGCACTCTTCTCTCTGCAAAGATCTCGATAGCCTCATCTACAACACCTCCGCCTCTTCCTCTTCACTCAAATTCAAGAGAGCAACATCCCACAATTTTGAAGAGGTCAAACATTCGACCCATAATCCCAAGCTCTCAAAATCAATCAGCAAAGTAGACTCAGACCCATATCCATATCTCAAGAGctcatcaacatcaaattgaaacccaaaaaaatcatctcaaATCCCAGAAAAGAAACTCAGAATGGAACCTGGAAGATTGATAGCTGACTCAAAATCCCCTTCCCATCTGGGAAAACAAAGCATAGATCCAGAATTCATGAgcgaggggggggggggggggggaatgaatATGGGTAAATGAAATTGAGCGAAGAAACGGAGTGGAAAGTGAAGAAAAAGGTAGATCAGGAGAAAAAATGAACAAGATCAAGATGAAATTGGCTATTTGGCTTTTCTTCCATGAGTTCCTTCTACCCAGATCGTTGTGGATTAGATGGGGAATGAGTGATAATGGTCTTCTCTTTTTGTTTACTGTTCGTGTCTTGTTtctaagctttttttttttttttttttgttaattcatttgtTTAAATTATCATCAAAAGTATCTATCTAGATTGTACAATTATAATAATACGTTAGGttatatttagggtttaggtgacTTTGAACCTTATATTTTATGAACTAGAAAGATTATCTTGTTCGAAGGGTCTAGACACCTTTCCAAATCAATAGAAAAATGCactccaaaaaaacaaaagtaaaaaatcAATAGAAAATATAAGAAGAATCAGATGAacatagttttatttatttatttagtggtatttattttggtatttttaatatttatgtCATTTTTAGTAATTATAAACTGTCACAGCACTTTTTATTCATAGTTTACCAAACATTCTGAAATTGCTTTTcattctcacagcacttttaaaaacagtttaccaaacactcagctgcttcttctcacagcaaaaTCAGAAGTGCTTCATCTCACAGCAAATTTAAAAGTGCTTCCGCTCACagcacaacaatcccaaactaagtcTTAGACCAGCTTAATCGAGAGTATCACCTCCAATATGACACAAAATATCAGCCATGAGAGTCATCACAGAACTTAAAAGGAGTCCGTTCAAACCACGAGGCCGGAAAGTTGCTGAAGAGGTTCGATATAATGAGATTGACTGGGGATCTCTCACCGCAGGAGACACCAATGCCGAAAGTTTATTTTCATACCCCCGTTTTTATCTTCTGACTCAAGTGAGATGTGAGCGAATCACATTATCCATTACTTGCAGCTCATTAACCAAATGAGCACTGTGACCATTGTTTCCATTATTTTCTTCAAGGTCCATTCAAAGGGAAAAAATGGAACAAAATTAATCTATATCCCCAGTCACCATTATTAAGAAGCCTATACCATAAATACTATGGTATCTGTAAATAACTAAATATGAGATGTTTAAAGCGAGAAAACAATGACCGTGAAATTGCTAGGTATCCTAATATTGTAAACATAGCTAGTTTGAAGCTATACACCACTGGAAAATCAATCATTTTCATTCACATTCTATATATTATTTTCTCACAACATGAAAACTGAGTCTGCAGCTCATTGTAAAGATCACGTAGAATCATGGGTACATAGGTTGTAACCAGAGATCAGGGAGCTTAGTGCAAAGGCAATGAAAGCGAGGAAGGCCATGCTGACTGAAGCAGTAGCCATCTCCGTGAACTCATCTTTTCCCCAATTTGATTGCCAGTCGTCGACCCTGGTGGCTGCCGATGATGATGCTGAAATGAGAAGATATGCCAGTACCTGCAAAAATTTTGGATCAACAAGGCAAAGCATTATTAATCAGCAAAAGCCAATGATTTGATGCAGGTCTAATGATTACTTGGAGTCAAACTAAGACCCCAATACAGACCAATCCATTCAACCCACGAAAAGATAAAAGTTTGAGGCTAGTGGGAGGAGCCAGTCCCCATATTCAGCTGACCCACATACCAGAGAGAAGACCACTTTGAAGTTCAGTGGGATGCCCAGTGCTAAACTAATTTAGTTACTGGGTACTAGGTAGAAACATAAAGAAGATCTTGGAATTGAGGAAATTGGGAAGCACCAAATTTTTATGTAAGAGATACCAGTATAAAAGTATGAACCTTAAACCAACAAGTGATGAACAACAATCCCTTCTGATCATTTGAGTAAGCATTACTGTGATTTTTAGGGGTGCAACTCGGAAAAATGGAGTCACCATCCCAAGATGAATCCAACTATGATTGATTCAATCCTCCAAGTTCCACCCCTATAGTTTTCTCAATCATGTCCAACATTCCAAATGCTTATTACTGCTAGTGTGTGCACTGTATTGAatgtgtttttagtttttactgaACCAACtgattttggtttgatttttttcCTCTGGAAAAACCAGAATCATACAAAGCCAAACAAGATGGATAGGCTGCATGACTCACCTGATCCATGAAGAAATCAAAGTGGTGACGAAGGTGGTGCCTGATCACATAATTCCCGGTGACTAGCAGGTAGGATAGATTGTATGCTTGAAAAGCAGCATATGCAAATCCAATAACAGTCACGGCTAAACAATACCTGTCAGAACATCATATTGATCATGACCCCATCTCCAAAAATTTAAATTCACAAGTGTAAAAATTGCGTAAAACTTCAAAGAGCTCCAAACTTTAACATTCTATCAATAGACATTACTTTTCATTTTCGCTAATCCAACCATTTGAACTCCCTACCTAAATCAATCAGAGCAATCAAATCGGTTTCAAGTTGTAACTTTTAACAATTAGATTCTAGAATTAAGCAAGCATATACAAAACAAGCACTAATTGGACTACTCAAAGATTACAGAGATTAGAATCcaaattgaattgaaattgTTGGCCAAAACTTGAAATTCCAATTGAGAATTcaaaactgagagagagagagagacctgtaTTCCTTGTAGCGATCAAAGGAATCGCCGCTCCAGCCCTGAGTTTTATCAGCGGCCATAACCGAGAACGAAATCAAGCATAGCACCAACTCGCTAACCCGAAACCCTAGCGCCGCCGTCGTCAACACATCGGCTCTCCTCGGCGGCCGCCTCGATCTCCCAACCCCGGCGCCGCCCCCGGCCGGCCAGGGAACGCCGTTAGGAGCGGCCACCTTGGGCACCGAGGGCGGCGGGGGGTCCTCCCCGGCGGCGCGGTTGCTGTTGTAGAGGACGAGCGGCGAGGGCGCCTTCTCGGGCGGTTTCTGAGGCCGCAAGGGGGAGGGGGAGTACTGCGTGAACTTGTCGATGGCCATGATGGCCTTGGAGTTGTCGGGGGGCGGCTGCTTCTGGGGGGAGAGCTCCGGGGAGGCGTAGGGCGGGGATTCGGAGGGGTCGCCGGCGTCGGATCGCATGGGGGAGAGGTAGCGGAGGGGGGAGCCGGCGGTGCAGGCGGAGTCGTCGGAGTTGATGGAGGAGGATTTCTTCATGGCTGGCTTGCCTTTCAGGGCATCCATTTGGTGCTCTATTGGATTCAAAGTGGAgcgacgaagaagaagaagaaggagtgaGTTTTGGGAACTGGTGAAAAGTGAAAGTGGAGGGAAGAGACTTGGGAGTCTTTAACAGGCTCTACGTGGaactgcttctttcttggacAATGAACACTCTACCTACCTACTCTACTCTAAAGTGAGCCCTGATTTTCTTGATGAAGTTACCTTTCACCTCATcatcaacaaatttgttgtcccTCATCGTTTGGTTATTCTTTACTATTGCTATCATTTTCACGACGGCTTACTATAAATTATTTCAAGGTTAATTTGTTACTCACTCTCGATCGAGTTGGGTCAATTATTCATAGAACTCATAGACTTTCACTCATAGACTTTGAATTAATATTTGATGAGATTTGAGTCGTGAGATTGGACTAGGAGAACACCACTGTTTCCTTCATCTTAGTTGTGGCAATGCTGTTGTTATACCTTCGTCGGCTGATCAAAACCCTACACCATTGCCGATGATTAATCTCCAAGTTCTTGACATGAAATTTAGTCGAGGAGAGATTAGGGTCTCAAGCCACATCCTATCCTAGTTGGACAAAAGTGGGAAGTATAATCAGTCCGACGTTATTAAGGAAACAATCACCATTCCTCATCCTACTCAAAAGCCGAGGGAGAGAGTGCGTGGAAAACTATAACACCAAGACCAAGCTGCATTGTTAAGACTAAAGACTTGagcaagagaaaacaaaatacaaGCCTACAAAAATACAAGCGAAGCTTTGAGTGGAAACTTTATATAAAGTTCTTTTGGGTTTCTTTAGTGGTGCGCCATCCTTTCCCAAAAAGCTAAAGGCAAAAATTCCGTCCCTACTTTTTTCATTCTTCCTCATGAATACAGATTCCGCCTGGGTTCAGTAACATTCACAATAATCAATCAATTATAGGATCTTTCAAGCTAATGGACTCCACACGTTTTCCCCCACCGCCTGCATTGTTATGTACCGTGAATCGGAATATCAACGAGCAATCACAATTTGGAAATACACACTCTGTGGTTGACAGTGTGGCGAGAGGCTACTAGGGGGAAAGTATATACCTAACACAACCAAGAAAAGGATCTCCATAAACAATGAAATGCGTTTACTAATCATAACCCCTTTAGaatttaaattaacaaaatctACTTTAAGAAACCACAGATTAGAATCTACTAGTTTCTTAACTTGGTGCTCAATAATCATTCATGACTTGCCATTATGTAATTCACCACTATATTCTCACATGACAAGAAATTATGCCTCTAGTctgtagatatatatattaacatACAACACAAAGGGAGCCTCAGCAATATCTGGAAACGGTTCACGACTTGGGGCTCTCATAGCACTTTCAGTACTTGTCGCATTATATTTTGGTCAATTAGCAAAAATGATATACAGCTCTAGAAGTTAAAGGGGGGGAAAAGGTCGAATTTGGGTGGAAACAAAATGCCAGAAACTAATACATCATATGTGTTACTTCACCAGGGTAAACCAACCTTCTTTGCTTGGATACGGTACATGGGTTCTTTAATTCTCTCACATTGAGTGTGTGATGTCATGCCATATCTAGGTGGGTAAGTATCAAGCCAATGATGATACAATTGGCTCACTCTGGTAGTTTCAGGCGATTGAACAATACCAGGAAACTTTGCTCTGGGACAATGTAAAGAAAACCAAGATCTGCACCTTTGGCATACGGTCCAATACCCTACATTAAAACATCAACCCAGAGAAGGAAAGCGTTAAAAATATAAGCTATCCTTAAATAGTTTGCTGGCCAATTAGGCTTCAGGAAAGAAGTGCTAGTAAAAACATCCTGAACTGGTTTAATCACCTTGGCATTGAGTTGGAGTAGTTCTCCTTCAACCCATTTTGGATTTCGGAAGCCAAATTCTGCTATCCTTCCTTGGCCCTTGTAACTTGCAACCTGAACAAATGAACTCTTAATAAGCATATGTCCAGAATTTCATTTTCATGCAGACAATCTAATAGTTCAATGCAATGAGCTTTAGGCCCCAAATATGCGTGCTACTAAGTTCATTGTAAGGTCTAATAAACTCAAGCTAAAAAAGATGGCATTAAATAGTGTACACGCAAATGAAAAGGTGCGGTTTCAGGACTAGTTTCTATGGTACTGATATAGTCAATGGAGTATTCCTACAGAACATACAGATATGCCAGTATCATTACCACTCCTAATTCATCCGGATACATTCCACGGTTGGAAAGACGACTCCCTCTCCCAATTTTAGCACGAAATGTCACCTGGAATATCCAGAAATCACATGGTTAGTATTAAAAACCCTGATGCATGCATAAAGTGAACATGTGGTTGCACAGAGTAGTGATAAACCTGGCCAGCAGGAACATTTAGATCCCCAGTTAGCTTCACTGCCTCAACATATTCGAAGAACTCCACATCGCCAGAATCGTCTTTGTCATCTGAACCATTCCAGTGCCCATACTTACGCCTGAGTTGCACTACCTCAGTGCCATAAGGACCAAATGCACCAACATACAGACCTATAGTTCAACCAGTAGAATTCATTTGAGGATTGTCCTGCTTAATTCAAGAATAAAAGAAATGAAGGTGGACACTAAGAAAACTCACCTTCAAATGGATCAAGATCCCCTCGTGAGGTGCTGATCCGATTAAATGTTGTGTACTCAGATAATCTACTCCGCTTCTGTGCTTGACTAACAGCAAGTTTCACTATTTCACGCATATTTTTGGTAACCTACatacaattaaagaagaaggaaaaaaaaaaaaaaactaaaattaacaTTATCCAAGGAATGCTTAATATTTCAAGCAGATGGTTTTGAACTGTTTAGTATGTTAAACAGTTTACTATGCTTTGACTGAAACAAACTTCCACCAGTTATTTGAAATTCtggattaaaaaggaaacatggAATCTTACAGAATCGCCATTGATGCAACTTTAAGACATTATATACTGCATTACTATAAGGGCAtagaataaaagaaatacaaaaaaggCATCAAGAATGAATAATCTTTAGAGGTTCCAACTCCAAAATCACTGTAAACCATGAGTCTAACGTCTAAAACCAAAGTATCTAATTAAATCAGTCTATTCAAGAAACCAAGAAAGACCAAGCGGAGTTTTCAATTAAATTTAATTCCGTACTTATTCAGTTATTCCTGATTGCATAAGAGCTCAACTGACCTTTGGAGAAAGCTTGTCGGAGTTCCAAAATGCCTTGGCAACATCAGATGGCATAAGCTCAGAGACACTTTTAGCTGCTTGAGCTGCCACTTTTATCTTGGATGCTTTACTTTCTCTAGTATCATGATCTAGGCTTCTCCCCGGAATATGCAGCACAAAAGATTCTCTCTCCATATCTTTGATTTCAGCAGGTCGACGAACATACTCATCCTTGGTGGCAGTATCCTCATTATGTACAATTCCCCCAATAAAAAGTTTCATGTCCAAATCTTTTTCATCATCTATGGTATCACCACTCTCTCCTAGAGTGACCTCATCAGGCTGAATTTCGTCCAAAGTATCAACTTCATCTTCAGAATTTTCATCAGATTCAGAGTTTTCACTATTTTCTTGCATCAGCTGGTTTACCGAATTGTCGTCCTCCATTATTTCCTTAGCAACATCAACATTCATAACTTTAACTTTCAGTCCTGGAagttttttcttcagaaaaTTTATCACACTTTTTATACCCTCCTCAGTTGCTCCCTCAATATTAAGTCCTTTCTCTTCGCTACTCTCTACCTTATCTTCATTTTTCTGAACATCTACTACAGTTGCATTCTTAACTTCAGGAGTAGATGAGCCTTTTTCAGGTTTGGATGGTGCAACAGTGGAGTTGGCTTTGGCTTGTTGCAAGTACACCACCTGATAACAGATCCAATATCAGAGTCATGCTCTAGACTACTAGACTTGAAGTGAACTTAACCCACACTGAGTGCTTTTTAAAATGGAGCTATGAGGTAGGAACATGTTGGTGCAAATTAACTTCTCCAATAATTTAATAAAGTTTAAGCAAAGTATCATCAGCCAAATTAGAGCCATGCCATATTCTACAGTAATAAACTTGAGGTGCAAGCCCATAGATAAAATCAAATATTACTATCAGAAGCATCTGTAAATTTTTACATCACCTGCATAACATATGTCCCATCTGCATTTTTAACGACAAAAATTTCGAATAGGGGACTCCCCGAAGATGCTGTAACCAACTGCCTGCATACAAATAATGATCACTGTAATGTTCACCCGCATATGTCACCTAAATCCAAACCCAAAGACCAAAGTATCTTACCTTGGACTGTAAGTCCTGCCAACAAATCTACCAACACCAGGAGTTATTCGTATGAGTCTTCCAAAGGGATCATCTGAATCTTTTGGGTAGCCAACCCACCAGCCTACCTGCTCATTTACAGAGAACAGTTTACGAACATAACAAAAAAGTTCACCTCAAAGCACACTAAACTGATAAGCTCATTAGAAACTGCGAGATACACACACAGAGAAGCGAGTAGTAATTAGATAAGATTTACCAGTCCACTGCCTGtgtgtttacacaattttgaagcATCATGGTAGCGCTCCTCCTCAATTGCAATCTGCAAACATATCACCGCCCATTGTCAACAAACAAGTTC contains these protein-coding regions:
- the LOC112176236 gene encoding CASP-like protein 4A3, with the translated sequence MDALKGKPAMKKSSSINSDDSACTAGSPLRYLSPMRSDAGDPSESPPYASPELSPQKQPPPDNSKAIMAIDKFTQYSPSPLRPQKPPEKAPSPLVLYNSNRAAGEDPPPPSVPKVAAPNGVPWPAGGGAGVGRSRRPPRRADVLTTAALGFRVSELVLCLISFSVMAADKTQGWSGDSFDRYKEYRYCLAVTVIGFAYAAFQAYNLSYLLVTGNYVIRHHLRHHFDFFMDQVLAYLLISASSSAATRVDDWQSNWGKDEFTEMATASVSMAFLAFIAFALSSLISGYNLCTHDST
- the LOC112176235 gene encoding protein EXECUTER 2, chloroplastic, which produces MAVANSWVAAGQAAIPVAQFGPFSCSGLLSNNKSIKFNHANKNLGCLLTFSVQSKPSSGSSRNRKLCCSCGGENNSTSVDCTGSSLEWDWNQWSRHFSEIEQAESFASVLKFQLEDAIEKQDFQEAMKLKMAIAEATSKDTVAKIMSQLKIAIEEERYHDASKLCKHTGSGLVGWWVGYPKDSDDPFGRLIRITPGVGRFVGRTYSPRQLVTASSGSPLFEIFVVKNADGTYVMQVVYLQQAKANSTVAPSKPEKGSSTPEVKNATVVDVQKNEDKVESSEEKGLNIEGATEEGIKSVINFLKKKLPGLKVKVMNVDVAKEIMEDDNSVNQLMQENSENSESDENSEDEVDTLDEIQPDEVTLGESGDTIDDEKDLDMKLFIGGIVHNEDTATKDEYVRRPAEIKDMERESFVLHIPGRSLDHDTRESKASKIKVAAQAAKSVSELMPSDVAKAFWNSDKLSPKVTKNMREIVKLAVSQAQKRSRLSEYTTFNRISTSRGDLDPFEGLYVGAFGPYGTEVVQLRRKYGHWNGSDDKDDSGDVEFFEYVEAVKLTGDLNVPAGQVTFRAKIGRGSRLSNRGMYPDELGVVASYKGQGRIAEFGFRNPKWVEGELLQLNAKGIGPYAKGADLGFLYIVPEQSFLVLFNRLKLPE